The Streptomyces sp. NBC_01353 genome contains a region encoding:
- a CDS encoding GAF domain-containing protein: protein MSKHGADGGGGTDALAVLELLAQQAPPSRYETLLHEARDAGTPADELARLERAVHLATGISSSFERREQREAGLAALVDTARDLTLPYDLDSLLRVITRRAKRLLFFDMAYVSLRDPNGSSFIHTTEGSHTGLTTGLRVLDGHGLGAEAHAHGEPAWTSDYLDDDRFPYARAVDEVVRAEGLHAIMAIPMRSGDTTVGALYGADRRVRHYTPDEIGLMSSLADLAAVAIEKAGLLDQTRAEVTELELDSSRARSSLTRMRHVSEAHSRIMNLVLAGGDLCNVAKAAGDALDGTVMIRDPGGRSLASGGEISGLDEESVAKASLDAHAGRRPVVTGDNTWVAPVIAGSEDLGVLVMRAATGLTGEDERLLELAAQSVAFLLLMQRSTAVAEGPVRDELLDDLIADPQHAPPQQLVQRAGRLGIDLRKPHVLVVARPEGGEQGRAVVWASSYAYRMSGLKTVQGGCLVLLLPGLDASAAARAVSGELSPLLGHPVSVAAAGPGWSPDGVGRMYLEAMRCLDAMSALGGSGSAASVQDLGFLGLLLSDDHDVDGFIESAIGPVLEYDAERFTDLTRTLEAYFASGGSPTNAAEALHVHPNTVSRRLERIGELLGAEWQKPGQVLEVQLALRLQRTRDVLAQQRGTDPTRPTPDAPRPSS, encoded by the coding sequence ATGTCCAAGCACGGCGCGGACGGCGGTGGGGGCACCGACGCGCTCGCAGTTCTGGAGCTGCTGGCCCAACAGGCCCCACCCAGCCGCTACGAGACACTGCTCCACGAGGCCCGCGACGCGGGCACCCCGGCGGACGAACTGGCCCGGCTCGAACGGGCCGTCCACCTCGCCACCGGTATCTCCTCCTCCTTCGAGCGCCGCGAACAGCGCGAGGCCGGCCTCGCCGCCCTCGTCGACACGGCCCGCGACCTGACGCTGCCGTACGACCTCGACAGCCTGCTGCGGGTCATCACCCGCCGCGCCAAACGGCTGTTGTTCTTCGACATGGCGTACGTCAGCCTGCGCGACCCGAACGGTTCCTCGTTCATCCACACCACCGAGGGCTCCCACACCGGACTGACCACCGGTCTGCGCGTCCTCGACGGCCACGGCCTCGGCGCCGAGGCCCATGCCCACGGCGAACCGGCCTGGACCTCCGACTATCTGGACGACGACCGTTTCCCGTACGCGCGGGCGGTCGACGAGGTCGTCCGGGCCGAGGGGCTGCACGCCATCATGGCCATACCGATGCGCAGCGGGGACACGACCGTCGGCGCGCTCTACGGGGCGGATCGCAGGGTCCGCCACTACACCCCCGACGAGATCGGGCTGATGTCCTCGCTGGCCGACCTCGCCGCCGTCGCCATCGAGAAGGCCGGTCTCCTCGACCAGACCCGCGCCGAGGTCACCGAACTGGAGCTGGACAGCTCCCGAGCCAGGTCGAGCCTCACCCGGATGCGGCACGTCAGCGAGGCGCACAGCCGCATCATGAACCTCGTCCTGGCGGGCGGGGACCTGTGCAACGTGGCCAAGGCGGCGGGAGACGCCCTCGACGGCACCGTGATGATCCGCGATCCGGGCGGCCGCAGCCTCGCCTCGGGCGGCGAGATCTCGGGCCTCGACGAGGAGTCCGTGGCGAAGGCGTCGCTGGACGCGCACGCCGGCCGACGGCCCGTCGTGACCGGCGACAACACCTGGGTCGCGCCCGTCATCGCGGGCTCCGAGGACCTCGGCGTCCTGGTGATGCGCGCGGCGACCGGACTGACCGGGGAGGACGAGCGACTGCTCGAACTGGCGGCGCAGTCGGTCGCGTTCCTTCTCCTCATGCAGCGCTCCACGGCGGTCGCCGAGGGCCCGGTGCGCGACGAGCTCCTCGACGACCTGATCGCCGACCCGCAGCACGCCCCACCGCAGCAGCTGGTGCAGCGCGCCGGCCGCCTCGGCATCGACCTGCGCAAGCCGCACGTCCTGGTGGTGGCCCGGCCGGAGGGCGGGGAGCAGGGGCGGGCCGTGGTGTGGGCGTCCTCGTACGCGTACCGGATGTCCGGTCTGAAGACGGTCCAGGGCGGCTGCCTCGTCCTGCTGCTGCCCGGGCTCGACGCCTCGGCCGCCGCCCGCGCGGTCTCCGGCGAGCTGTCCCCGCTCCTCGGCCACCCGGTCTCGGTCGCCGCGGCGGGCCCGGGCTGGAGCCCGGACGGGGTGGGCCGTATGTATCTGGAGGCCATGCGCTGCCTGGACGCGATGAGCGCGCTGGGCGGTTCGGGGTCCGCGGCGTCCGTTCAGGACCTGGGGTTCCTGGGGCTGCTGCTCTCCGACGACCACGACGTCGACGGCTTCATCGAGTCGGCGATCGGTCCCGTACTGGAGTACGACGCCGAACGGTTCACCGATCTGACGCGCACGCTGGAGGCGTACTTCGCATCGGGCGGCAGCCCGACGAACGCGGCGGAGGCGCTGCACGTCCATCCGAACACGGTCTCGCGGCGGCTGGAGCGGATCGGTGAACTCCTGGGCGCGGAATGGCAGAAGCCGGGCCAGGTCCTGGAGGTCCAGCTGGCCCTCCGCCTCCAGCGCACCCGCGACGTCCTGGCCCAGCAACGCGGCACGGACCCGACCCGCCCGACCCCGGACGCGCCCCGCCCGTCGTCGTGA
- a CDS encoding lyase family protein has protein sequence MTRPYDDAGLLSPVRAGTPVEAAVGDRAWLQAMLDAEAALVRAQARLGTVPEWAARAVSNAARAERLDVRALALAARETANPVVGLVQALTRVVAAEDPAAAEYVHRGSTSQDIFDTGAMLVADRALRLIRADLSRTATALAALAEHHRDTLIAGRTLTLHAVPTTFGLKAAGWHTLLLAADDRLARVQETLPVSLGGAAGTLAGYLEYARLAAGDDPRDSAAAAGEGPTTDPAAAADYGADAAGRVPADDAGVTGIVPDGRPLGGFDVGAYHDRLVEAFAEETGLEPALVPWHALRAPVADLAFALAFATGALGKVAIDVQSLTRTEVGEVAEPSGGAGRGASSAMPHKRNPVLATLIRSAALQVPALAGALAQCLVAEDERSAGVWHAEWQLLRECLRLTGGAAHTAVELVEGLEVRGERMRENVALTGSQIVSERIAAVLAPRLGKAAAKELLTWASVTADRDGRPLPEVLADAPELAGVMDRTEVDALCDPAAYTGAAGPLVDRALKGAS, from the coding sequence GTGACCCGGCCCTACGACGACGCGGGTCTCCTTTCGCCCGTGCGGGCCGGAACGCCCGTGGAGGCGGCGGTCGGCGACCGGGCGTGGCTGCAGGCCATGCTGGACGCCGAGGCCGCGCTGGTCCGGGCGCAGGCGCGGCTCGGCACCGTCCCGGAGTGGGCGGCGCGGGCCGTCTCCAACGCGGCGCGCGCGGAGCGCCTGGACGTCCGCGCCCTGGCCCTCGCGGCCCGCGAGACCGCGAACCCGGTCGTCGGCCTGGTGCAGGCGCTGACGCGGGTGGTCGCGGCGGAGGACCCGGCGGCGGCGGAGTACGTCCACCGGGGCTCGACGAGCCAGGACATCTTCGACACCGGCGCGATGCTGGTCGCGGACCGGGCGCTGCGGCTGATCCGCGCGGACCTGTCCCGTACGGCGACGGCGCTGGCCGCCCTCGCGGAACACCACCGCGACACCCTGATCGCCGGCCGCACCCTGACCCTCCACGCGGTCCCGACCACCTTCGGCCTCAAGGCCGCCGGCTGGCACACCCTGCTCCTCGCGGCCGACGACCGCCTGGCCCGCGTCCAGGAGACCCTCCCGGTCTCCCTGGGCGGCGCGGCGGGAACGCTGGCGGGGTACCTGGAGTACGCGCGGCTGGCGGCGGGCGACGACCCGCGAGATTCGGCCGCGGCGGCGGGCGAGGGCCCGACGACGGACCCGGCCGCGGCGGCGGACTACGGCGCCGATGCGGCGGGCCGGGTTCCGGCCGACGATGCCGGTGTGACCGGCATCGTGCCGGACGGCCGCCCGCTCGGCGGGTTCGACGTCGGGGCGTATCACGATCGGCTCGTCGAGGCGTTCGCCGAGGAGACCGGACTGGAGCCCGCGTTGGTGCCGTGGCACGCGCTGCGGGCCCCTGTCGCGGATCTGGCGTTCGCGCTCGCGTTCGCGACCGGCGCGCTCGGGAAGGTCGCGATCGATGTGCAGTCGCTGACGCGGACCGAGGTCGGCGAGGTCGCCGAGCCGTCGGGCGGGGCCGGGCGCGGGGCGTCGTCGGCGATGCCGCACAAGCGCAATCCGGTGCTGGCCACGCTCATCCGGTCGGCCGCGCTGCAAGTGCCCGCGCTCGCGGGCGCGTTGGCGCAGTGCCTCGTCGCCGAGGACGAGCGTTCGGCCGGGGTCTGGCACGCCGAGTGGCAGCTGCTGCGGGAGTGCCTGCGGCTGACCGGAGGCGCCGCGCACACGGCCGTCGAGCTGGTCGAGGGCCTGGAGGTGCGGGGGGAGCGGATGCGGGAGAACGTCGCGCTCACCGGCAGCCAGATCGTCTCGGAGCGGATCGCGGCCGTGCTCGCGCCCCGCCTCGGGAAGGCCGCCGCCAAGGAGCTGCTCACCTGGGCGTCGGTGACGGCGGACCGGGACGGGCGCCCGCTGCCGGAGGTCCTCGCGGACGCCCCGGAGCTCGCCGGCGTCATGGACCGGACCGAGGTCGACGCGCTGTGCGACCCGGCGGCCTACACAGGCGCGGCGGGCCCCCTGGTGGACCGGGCCCTGAAGGGCGCGTCGTGA
- a CDS encoding class I adenylate-forming enzyme family protein, whose product MLLQRIGNRGIRLGTLFERAASRHPANVVILDHDLDIAPDLGRRTTVAEMADLIDDFASRLWAAKVRPGERVVVYKSDGFDITLLSCAIARIGAVPVLLSPKLDGATAAELVRRTDRPFLLTDAAKLEKELPPEVFELAGKVLLASGSHEGATELAGLAGVARVPAVTMPPEHPTLITHTSGTTGTPKLAVHTGHTLQARYRPQISAVAPLIRGRETIAMHVSFVHSRLFTALAISLFRGFPIIVLADPDAKQAADLFARLKPGILEAHPNSFMEWEELASDPRGPLSNVKLFSSTFDAIHPRTVHTLLRATKRRAPLFGQLYGQSEVGPAVVRAFTRRRSPDDDGRCVGRPFPGMTDVRVVSRDGKEPSPENPGYIEVRSDGRIVTYLGEQERYDQQVSADGWWRMGDVGYRTKWGCVHLLDREVDLIEGFGSTLAAEDTLFGKLPELAEVIIIPGTDGRAVPVVCTKDDRPLDPAAWKAAAATLPPMAEPVQWQLRELPQTATTKIKRLELAKLLAAGAAPTAGEHA is encoded by the coding sequence ATGCTGCTGCAGCGCATTGGAAACCGTGGAATCCGGCTGGGCACGCTGTTCGAGCGAGCGGCGTCCCGGCATCCGGCGAACGTGGTGATCCTCGACCACGACCTCGACATCGCGCCCGACCTGGGGCGACGCACGACGGTCGCGGAGATGGCCGACCTGATCGACGACTTCGCGTCCCGGCTGTGGGCGGCGAAGGTGCGCCCCGGAGAGCGGGTCGTCGTATACAAGTCCGACGGCTTCGACATCACGCTGCTGTCCTGCGCCATCGCCCGAATCGGGGCCGTACCGGTGCTCCTGTCGCCGAAGCTGGACGGCGCGACCGCCGCGGAGCTGGTGCGGCGCACGGACCGGCCGTTCCTGCTGACCGACGCGGCGAAGCTGGAGAAGGAGCTGCCGCCGGAGGTCTTCGAGCTTGCCGGGAAGGTTCTGCTGGCCTCCGGCAGCCACGAGGGCGCGACGGAGCTCGCCGGTCTCGCGGGCGTGGCGCGGGTTCCCGCCGTGACGATGCCGCCGGAGCACCCGACCCTGATCACGCACACCTCGGGCACGACGGGCACGCCGAAGCTGGCCGTGCACACCGGCCACACGCTGCAGGCCCGTTACCGGCCGCAGATCTCCGCCGTCGCGCCGCTGATCCGCGGCCGCGAGACGATCGCGATGCATGTGTCGTTCGTGCACTCGCGGCTCTTCACCGCGCTCGCGATCTCCCTCTTCCGGGGCTTCCCGATCATCGTACTCGCCGACCCGGACGCCAAGCAGGCCGCCGACCTGTTCGCCCGGCTGAAGCCCGGCATCCTGGAGGCGCACCCCAACTCCTTCATGGAGTGGGAGGAGTTGGCGAGCGACCCGCGCGGGCCGCTGTCCAACGTGAAGCTGTTCTCCTCCACGTTCGACGCGATCCACCCGCGGACGGTGCACACCCTGCTGCGCGCCACGAAGCGGCGCGCGCCGCTCTTCGGCCAGCTGTACGGGCAGAGTGAGGTCGGCCCGGCCGTGGTCCGCGCCTTCACCCGGCGCCGCTCGCCCGACGACGACGGACGCTGTGTCGGCCGCCCCTTCCCGGGCATGACGGACGTGCGGGTGGTGAGCCGCGACGGCAAGGAGCCCTCGCCGGAGAACCCGGGCTACATCGAGGTGCGCAGCGACGGCCGGATCGTCACCTACCTCGGCGAGCAGGAGCGGTACGACCAGCAGGTGTCCGCGGACGGCTGGTGGCGGATGGGCGATGTCGGCTACCGCACCAAGTGGGGCTGTGTGCACCTGCTCGACCGGGAGGTCGACCTGATCGAGGGCTTCGGCTCCACGCTCGCCGCCGAGGACACGCTCTTCGGGAAGCTGCCGGAGCTGGCAGAGGTCATCATCATCCCCGGCACCGACGGCCGGGCCGTCCCGGTGGTGTGCACCAAGGACGACCGCCCGCTGGACCCGGCGGCCTGGAAGGCTGCGGCCGCCACGCTGCCGCCGATGGCGGAGCCGGTCCAGTGGCAGCTCCGCGAGCTGCCGCAGACCGCCACGACCAAGATCAAGCGGCTCGAGCTGGCGAAGCTGCTCGCCGCCGGCGCCGCGCCGACCGCTGGGGAGCACGCATGA
- a CDS encoding FAD/NAD(P)-binding protein — protein sequence MNDTHAEYCIVGAGPRGLSVLERICANERIAPTHRTLTLHVVDPAAPGAGAVWRTEQSRHLLMNTVASQVTVYTDDSARIEGPVEPGPSLYEWAQELAALAVLTDDGARAESTGAEGYDEATLEEARRLGPDSYPSRAFYGRYLHDSFQRVVARAPGHITVRVHRSRAVAMADTHGVPGGPQGVRLEDGTRLNHLDGVVLAQGHVPARLTAREARTASLARIHNLRYITPANPADLDLSGIEPGQHVLLRGLGLNFFDHMALFTAGRGGVFERRDGRLVYRASGREPKLFASSRRGVPYHARGENQKGAYGRHLPQLLTPEFIARLRARNVDGERVNFAQDLWPVISREVESVYYGTLLDSLGRGAEREGFTTRYLAVAEESDRAALVASYGFEEPRRWDWEKLSRPYGEREFTGRDDFRAWLLGHLEQDVVEARAGNVDGPLKAALDVLRDLRNEVRLAVDHGGLEGNSHRDDLEGWYTPLNGFLSIGPPVSRIEEMIALIEAGVLEVTGPGTQIRLDAAAPSFVAASDTVPGPPVRAAVLIEARLPEPDVRRTQDPLLLHLLDTDQAAPYRIPGSCGTSYETGGLAVTERPYRVVDGRGRPHPRRFAYGVPTESVHWVTAAGIRPGVDSVTLGDSDAIARALCGLPPTALVPAGVRPVTQEATTEFAGVIV from the coding sequence ATGAACGACACGCACGCCGAGTACTGCATCGTCGGGGCCGGGCCGCGCGGCCTGTCGGTCCTGGAGCGGATCTGCGCCAACGAGCGGATCGCGCCCACCCACCGGACCCTGACCCTCCATGTCGTCGACCCGGCCGCGCCGGGCGCCGGTGCGGTGTGGCGCACGGAGCAGTCGCGGCATCTGCTGATGAACACGGTCGCCTCGCAGGTGACCGTGTACACCGACGACAGCGCGCGGATCGAGGGCCCCGTGGAGCCCGGTCCCAGCCTCTACGAGTGGGCGCAGGAGCTCGCCGCGCTCGCCGTGCTCACCGACGACGGGGCGCGCGCGGAGAGCACGGGCGCCGAAGGGTACGACGAGGCGACGCTGGAGGAAGCGCGCCGGCTCGGCCCGGACTCGTACCCCTCACGGGCCTTCTACGGCCGGTATCTGCACGACTCCTTCCAGCGGGTGGTGGCCCGCGCGCCCGGTCACATCACGGTGCGCGTGCACCGTTCGCGGGCGGTCGCGATGGCCGACACCCACGGGGTGCCGGGCGGCCCGCAGGGCGTGCGGCTCGAGGACGGCACCCGGCTCAACCACCTCGACGGGGTCGTCCTCGCGCAGGGCCATGTGCCGGCCCGGCTGACGGCCCGCGAGGCCCGTACGGCGAGCCTGGCCCGGATCCACAACCTGCGCTACATCACGCCCGCCAACCCGGCGGACCTGGACCTGAGCGGTATCGAGCCGGGCCAGCACGTGCTGCTGCGCGGTCTCGGGCTCAACTTCTTCGACCACATGGCGCTGTTCACGGCCGGGCGGGGCGGGGTCTTCGAGCGGCGCGACGGCCGTCTGGTGTACCGCGCGTCGGGGCGGGAGCCGAAGTTGTTCGCGTCCTCGCGGCGCGGGGTGCCGTACCACGCGCGTGGTGAGAACCAGAAGGGTGCGTACGGGCGGCATCTGCCGCAGCTGCTGACCCCGGAGTTCATCGCCCGGCTGCGGGCCCGGAACGTCGACGGCGAGCGGGTGAACTTCGCGCAGGACCTGTGGCCGGTGATCTCGCGGGAGGTGGAGAGCGTCTATTACGGCACGCTCCTGGACTCCCTGGGGCGCGGCGCCGAGCGGGAGGGGTTCACCACCCGCTACCTGGCCGTGGCCGAGGAGTCCGACCGGGCGGCGCTGGTGGCCTCGTACGGCTTCGAGGAGCCCCGCCGCTGGGACTGGGAGAAGCTGTCGCGACCGTACGGGGAGCGGGAGTTCACCGGCCGGGACGACTTCCGGGCGTGGCTGCTCGGCCACCTGGAGCAGGACGTGGTGGAGGCGCGGGCGGGCAATGTGGACGGCCCGCTCAAGGCGGCGCTCGACGTGCTGCGCGACCTGCGTAACGAGGTCCGTCTCGCCGTCGACCACGGCGGCCTGGAGGGCAACTCGCACCGGGACGACCTGGAGGGCTGGTACACACCGCTCAACGGCTTCCTGTCGATCGGCCCGCCCGTCTCCCGTATCGAGGAGATGATCGCGCTGATCGAGGCGGGTGTCCTGGAGGTCACCGGTCCGGGCACGCAGATCCGGCTCGACGCGGCGGCGCCGTCGTTCGTGGCCGCGTCGGACACGGTGCCGGGGCCGCCGGTACGGGCGGCGGTGCTGATCGAGGCGCGGCTGCCGGAGCCGGACGTACGACGCACGCAGGACCCGCTGCTGCTGCACCTGCTCGACACCGACCAGGCGGCGCCCTACCGGATCCCCGGTTCCTGCGGCACGAGTTACGAGACCGGGGGCCTGGCCGTGACCGAGCGGCCGTACCGGGTGGTGGACGGCCGCGGCCGGCCGCATCCGCGCCGGTTCGCGTACGGGGTGCCGACGGAGTCCGTGCACTGGGTGACCGCGGCGGGGATCCGGCCGGGCGTCGACTCGGTGACGCTCGGCGACTCGGACGCGATCGCGCGAGCGCTGTGCGGGCTGCCGCCGACGGCACTTGTGCCGGCGGGGGTGCGGCCGGTGACGCAGGAGGCCACGACGGAGTTCGCCGGGGTGATCGTGTGA
- a CDS encoding NADPH:quinone reductase → MRAAYIEELGPPEAIHYGELAEPRPGPTDVLVDVLATTVNPVDTFVRSGVFSTPLPFPFVIGRDLVGRVLESGAGATGFTTGDLVWSNSLGHEGRQGAAAEKAVVAADRLYRLPAGVDPETAVAVVHPAATAYLGLFTHGRVRAGETVVVAGAAGNVGSAMVALAVWAGARVIATARQRDAAYVSSLGASEVFDYTDPGAHELIRKAAPDGVDAYLDASGTNDLAHSVDLLARRGRIVLLAGARSRPVLPAGQLYMKDGSIAGFVISHATTAELAEAAEAINHLLAAGLLCPREIEVRPLSEAAEVHRRIETTGPHGTRLVLRTTVV, encoded by the coding sequence ATGCGCGCTGCCTACATCGAAGAGCTCGGACCGCCGGAAGCGATTCATTACGGAGAGCTGGCCGAACCACGCCCCGGGCCCACGGATGTTCTGGTCGACGTCCTGGCCACCACGGTCAATCCGGTCGACACATTCGTCCGATCCGGAGTCTTCAGCACGCCGTTGCCCTTTCCCTTCGTGATCGGCCGCGATCTCGTCGGCCGGGTCCTGGAGAGCGGAGCGGGCGCCACCGGGTTCACCACCGGCGATCTGGTGTGGAGCAACAGCCTGGGCCACGAGGGACGCCAGGGCGCAGCGGCCGAGAAGGCCGTCGTCGCCGCCGACCGGCTCTACCGGCTCCCGGCCGGCGTCGACCCGGAGACCGCCGTCGCCGTGGTCCACCCTGCGGCCACCGCGTACCTCGGACTGTTCACGCACGGCCGTGTACGGGCCGGGGAGACGGTGGTGGTCGCGGGAGCGGCCGGCAACGTCGGCAGCGCGATGGTCGCCCTCGCCGTGTGGGCGGGGGCGCGGGTGATCGCCACCGCCCGGCAGCGGGACGCGGCGTACGTCTCCTCGCTCGGCGCCTCGGAGGTCTTCGACTACACCGACCCCGGCGCGCACGAGCTGATCCGCAAGGCGGCCCCGGACGGCGTCGACGCGTACCTCGACGCCTCCGGCACCAACGACCTCGCGCACAGCGTGGACCTGCTGGCCCGCCGGGGCCGGATCGTGCTCCTCGCGGGCGCCCGCAGCCGGCCCGTCCTGCCCGCCGGGCAGCTCTACATGAAGGACGGCTCGATCGCGGGCTTCGTCATCTCGCACGCCACCACCGCCGAACTGGCCGAGGCCGCCGAGGCGATCAACCACCTGCTCGCCGCCGGGCTGCTCTGTCCGCGCGAGATCGAGGTCCGCCCGCTGAGCGAGGCCGCCGAGGTCCACCGCCGCATCGAGACGACGGGCCCGCACGGCACCCGCCTGGTGCTCCGTACGACGGTGGTCTGA
- a CDS encoding GNAT family N-acetyltransferase translates to MELTMTDLTPDDPSFGTDVGSLIRALRPGLDVAGFLEFATAAHRQGLVFTAAHDTTGRCLGVASHRVLATSRGRLLFVDDLVTDPAARSAGVGARLLDELRERGRRAGCVRMELDTGTVNHGAQRFYHAQRMNVVALHFAQELGTGLDVP, encoded by the coding sequence ATGGAATTGACAATGACCGATCTCACTCCGGACGACCCCTCGTTCGGCACCGACGTCGGCTCCCTGATCCGGGCTCTGCGTCCCGGCCTGGACGTCGCCGGCTTCCTGGAGTTCGCGACGGCGGCCCACCGCCAGGGCCTGGTCTTCACCGCCGCCCACGACACCACCGGCCGCTGCCTGGGCGTGGCCTCGCACCGCGTACTGGCCACCAGCCGGGGCCGCTTGCTCTTCGTCGACGACCTCGTCACCGATCCCGCCGCCCGCTCGGCCGGGGTGGGCGCGCGCCTTCTCGACGAACTGCGGGAGCGGGGCCGACGGGCCGGCTGCGTACGGATGGAACTCGACACGGGGACGGTCAACCACGGCGCACAACGCTTCTACCACGCACAGCGGATGAACGTCGTGGCCCTCCACTTCGCGCAGGAGTTGGGCACCGGACTTGACGTACCTTGA